A stretch of the Metopolophium dirhodum isolate CAU chromosome 8, ASM1992520v1, whole genome shotgun sequence genome encodes the following:
- the LOC132950926 gene encoding EARP-interacting protein homolog, translating to MSNNPLIYGVEFQARSLCSLLADNDQDCFLIGTQSLATSNNQVHLVKLQEDTNTLCPQIYEHSCGEIWSLASSPTDKHLISTCYASIERDCEKCTALWRLPEDDGHLENVITFPSEKYGTDVKVTTFHPTNDAYMCSVIDNNIVMWDVGESGVKIVCTAVLDGKGQPRFTTGKWNPQNVNLQFVTADDCNIKAWDLRTQTKIAWSLDGVHTQIIRDFDFNPNRQYYMATCGDDGYSKFWDIRNPRQPLISRADHSHWIWSLRYNPVHDELIGTASSDGQVLITCLAGISSSAIEVEDIKTKPSIEDKIVATCDQHEDSVYCVEWSSANSWILASLSYDGRLLLNKVPKDEQLRILL from the exons ATGTCCAACAATCCTCTAATCTATGGAGTTGAATTTcag gcCAGATCGTTGTGTTCTCTGCTCGCTGATAACGATCAAGACTGTTTTTTAATCGGAACTCAATCGTTGGCCACATCGAATAATCAAGTACACCTTGTTAAACTACAAGAAGATACCAATACACTTTGTCCTcaa atataTGAGCATAGCTGTGGTGAAATATGGTCATTAGCGTCTTCTCCAACAGACAAACACTTGATATCTACTTGTTATGCTAGTATAGAACGTGATTGTGAGAAATGTACAGCTTTATGGCGACTGCCAGAGGATGATGGTCATTTAGAAAATGTCATCACTTTTCCTTCAGAAAAGTATGGTACTGATGTTaag gTGACCACGTTTCATCCTACAAATGACGCATACATGTGTTCTgttatcgataataatatagtgatgtgGGATGTGGGTGAAAGTGgagtaaaaattgtatgtactgCAGTATTGGATGGTAAAG gtCAACCAAGATTTACTACTGGAAAATGGAATCCACAAAATGTCAACTTACAGTTTGTAACTGCTGATGATTGTAATATAAAAGCTTGGGATTTAAGAACCCAGACAAAAATTGCATGGAGTCTAGATGGAGTTCATACTCAAATTATaag agattttgattttaatccaAATCGTCAATACTATATGGCGACATGCGGTGATGATGGATATTCGAAGTTCTGGGATATACGTAACCCCAGACAACCTCTAATATCCCGTGCTGATCATTCTCATTGGATTTGGTCTCTTAG ATATAACCCAGTACACGACGAATTAATTGGAACAGCTTCAAGTGACGGTCAAGTCCTTATTACATGTTTAGCTGGAATTTCATCATCAGCTATTGAAGTTGAAGACATAAAAACAAAACCTTCCATTGAAGATAAAATAGTAGCGACGTGTGATCAACACGAAGATTCTGTGTATTGCGTTGAATGGTCTTCTGCAAATTCATGGATATTAGCTTCTTTAAGTTATGATGGTCGCCTATTGCTTAATAAAGTACCGAAAGACGAACAGCTTAGAATTCTATTGTGA
- the LOC132950419 gene encoding serine/threonine-protein kinase polo-like isoform X1, with protein MSKSKEDDVKIPDVIIDTKNHKKYKKCSFLGKGGFAKCYEIIDMKTKEVFAGKIVSKKYLLKHNQKDKMTQEIFIHKVLNNKNIVSFQSFFEDKDFVYIVLELCRKRSMMELHRRRKTLTEPETRYYMHQILQGTLYLHQQNIIHRDLKLGNLFLNDEMEVKIGDLGLAAKIEFVGQRKKTLCGTPNYIAPEILSKTGHSFEVDVWSIGCIMYTLLVGKPPFETNSLKETYARITRCDYNIPSHLNKNARTLIEKMLQFDPKKRPLVSEILKADFFTIGYMPKKLPPSCLTTAPRFDSINYRESISNRRPLIELNSPKPAVNKSASKPQDPGLKRPMFTVPSRPSVENGVSTIDCNEHLISLEKELESLLNQKPSKTKMNNMEETTDPVAQPLICVSKWVDYSDKYGFGYELSDDSVGVMFNDFTRIVLLANLKDVHYIEKNGFEQYYTIDQTPPTLEKKIKLLMYFRRYMDDHLNKAGEDLLAKDADQLSRTPYLYQWFRSTSSVIMQLTNGTLQINFTDHTKVILCPLMKAVTFVEENIFRTYRFNTIVEHGCSPEFEKCLRYAHKKIGFILRNNK; from the exons ATGTCCAAATCTAAGGAGGACGACGTCAAAATCCCGGATGTGATTATTGACACTAAGAACCACAAGAAGTATAAGAAATGCAGCTTTCTAGGAAAG GGTGGTTTTGCAAAATGCTATGAAATTATTGATATGAAAACCAAGGAGGTATTTGCAGGAAAAATTGTGTCGaaaaaatatcttttgaaaCATAATCAAAAAGATAAAATGACTCAAGAAATATTTATTCACAAGGTATTGaataacaaaaacattgttTCTTTTCAAAGTTTTTTTGAGGATAAGGATTTTGTCTATATTGTTTTGGAGCTTTGTCGAAAAAGATCTATGATGGAGCTTCACAG GAGAAGGAAAACACTTACTGAACCTGAAACTCGTTACTATATGCATCAAATTCTCCaaggtacattatatttacaTCAACAAAACATTATTCATCGGGATCTGAAGTTAGGAAATTTATTCTTAAATGATGAAATGGAAGTTAAAATAGGGGATTTGGGTTTAGCtgcaaaaattgaatttgttggACAGCgtaaaaa aacATTATGTGGTACTCCAAACTATATTGCTCCAGAGATTCTCAGTAAAACAGGTCATAGTTTTGAAGTGGATGTATGGTCTATTGgttgtattat gtaTACACTGTTAGTTGGAAAACCACCATTTGAAACAAACTCTTTGAAAGAAACATATGCACGAATTACAcgatgtgattataatataccttctcATTTAAATAAGAATGCTAGAACACTTATtgaaaaaatgcttcaatttgaCCCTAAAAAACGTCCTCTAGTTTCTGAAATATTGAAAGCTGACTTCTTTACTATTGGTTATATGCCTAAAAAGTTGCCGCCATCTTGCCTAACTACGGCACCTCGTTTTGATTCTATCAATTATAGAGAATCAATTTCTAATCGTAGACCACtaattg aACTCAACAGTCCGAAACCTGCTGTTAATAAATCTGCTTCAAAACCTCAAGACCCAGGTTTAAAACGTCCAATGTTTACTGTGCCAAGCAGACCTTCCGTTGAAAATGGTGTATCTACAATTGATTGTAATGAACATTTGATTTCTCTTGAAAAAGAATTGGAaagtttattaaatcaaaaaccatCTAAGACTAAAATGAACAATATGG AAGAAACCACTGATCCAGTTGCTCAACCTCTCATTTGTGTCAGTAAATGGGTTGACTATTCTGATAAATATGGATTTGGTTATGAATTATCCGATGATAGTGTAGGGGTCATGTTTAATGATTTTACCCGAATTGTACTATTGGCTAATTTAAA GGATGTCCactatatagaaaaaaatggcTTTGAACAATACTATACTATTGACCAAACACCACCGACATTGGAAAAGAAAATTAAGTTGTTGATGTACTTCAGGCGATACATGGATGATCATCTTAATAAAGCTGGAGAGGATTTATTAGCTAAAGATGCAGATCAATTGAGTCGTACTCCATATCTGTACCAGTGGTTTAGATCTACTTCGTCAGTTATTATGCAACTCACAAATGGGACTCTACAA atTAACTTCACAGATCATACAAAAGTCATATTGTGTCCACTAATGAAAGCTGTGACGtttgttgaagaaaatatttttcgtacATACCGTTTCAATACAATTGTGGAACATGGCTGTAGTCCTGAATTTGAAAAATGCTTACGTTATGCTCACAAGAAAATTGGCTTTATATTgagaaataacaaataa
- the LOC132950928 gene encoding immunoglobulin-binding protein 1b-like isoform X1 encodes MATASVSVEFQNLTLSECFDQGLSSYESICESTEPAKESGTQYRIIKCMKILEHTTQLVSAAGMFSDNETIEEIPTADIKYMLLPFMLGSLALKLTNNGNRLDVVKTAEVYFRDYLQRCKDYGLADHTIPPVYTDSEETTTQATMDFSLMARRRAEKIKSYKEQKLMESQLQLLKEQNERESVDDEMRRKYIVSLLKYNIGKALEELDSLQAEMRILHYKLKHEDKDNPENAKSQKIKPKPLMPIIITKNKLQKQVFGAGYPSLPTMTVEEFCQKRINDGIWHLPTADNTKCLQQLSEAPEPEQEDKEDKINEEEEENERQRLNARDEYKDDHRRGWGNRHNRS; translated from the exons ATGGCCACAGCGTCAGTGTCCGTAGAATTTCAAAACCTCACATTGTCTGAGTGCTTCGACCAAGGCCTGTCGTCTTACGAGAGTATTTGCGAGTCTACAGAGCCGGCCAAGGAATCGGGAACACAG TACAGGATAATAAAATGCATGAAAATATTGGAGCACACTACACAACTCGTATCCGCGGCGGGCATGTTTAGCGACAATGAGACCATCGAAGAGATACCAACGGCCGACATCAAATACATGTTACTGCCATTCATGTTGGGGTCTCTGGCACTGAAACTCACAAACAACGGCAACAGATTGGATGTCGTCAAAACAGCTGAAGTATATTTCAGAGATTATCTCCAGAG GTGTAAAGATTATGGATTGGCTGACCATACAATACCACCTGTGTACACAGACTCTGAAGAAACCACTACTCAGGCCACTATGGATTTTTCTCTCATGGCTCGTAGGCGTGCCGAAAAAATTAAGAGTTACAAGGAACAAAAATTAATGGAGTCTCAGTTACAGCTGTTGAAGGAACAGAACGAACGCGAGTCTGTTGATGACGAAATGAGAAGAAAGTACATAGTCTCTTTACTGAAATACAATATTGGCAAGGCTTTGGAAGAATTAGATTCGCTTCAAGCCGAAATGAGAATTTTACACTATAAATTGAAACATGAGGATAAAGACAACCCTGAAAATGCAAAATCTCAAAAAATCAAACCTAAACCGTTAATGCCtattattatcacaaaaaaTAAGTTACAAAAACAAGTATTTGGTGCTGGCTATCCGAGCTTGCCAACAATGACAGTTGAAGAATTCTGTCAAAAACGTATCAATGACGgaat ATGGCATTTACCTACTGCAGATAACACCAAGTGTTTACAACAACTGTCTGAAGCTCCAGAACCAGAACAAGAAGATAAAGAAGACAAAATCAATGAGGAAGAAGAAGAAAACGAAAGACAACGACTAAATGCTCGCGACGAGTACAAAGATGACCATCGCCGAGGATGGGGTAATAGGCATAATAGAAGTTAA
- the LOC132950928 gene encoding immunoglobulin-binding protein 1-like isoform X2 produces the protein MKILEHTTQLVSAAGMFSDNETIEEIPTADIKYMLLPFMLGSLALKLTNNGNRLDVVKTAEVYFRDYLQRCKDYGLADHTIPPVYTDSEETTTQATMDFSLMARRRAEKIKSYKEQKLMESQLQLLKEQNERESVDDEMRRKYIVSLLKYNIGKALEELDSLQAEMRILHYKLKHEDKDNPENAKSQKIKPKPLMPIIITKNKLQKQVFGAGYPSLPTMTVEEFCQKRINDGIWHLPTADNTKCLQQLSEAPEPEQEDKEDKINEEEEENERQRLNARDEYKDDHRRGWGNRHNRS, from the exons ATGAAAATATTGGAGCACACTACACAACTCGTATCCGCGGCGGGCATGTTTAGCGACAATGAGACCATCGAAGAGATACCAACGGCCGACATCAAATACATGTTACTGCCATTCATGTTGGGGTCTCTGGCACTGAAACTCACAAACAACGGCAACAGATTGGATGTCGTCAAAACAGCTGAAGTATATTTCAGAGATTATCTCCAGAG GTGTAAAGATTATGGATTGGCTGACCATACAATACCACCTGTGTACACAGACTCTGAAGAAACCACTACTCAGGCCACTATGGATTTTTCTCTCATGGCTCGTAGGCGTGCCGAAAAAATTAAGAGTTACAAGGAACAAAAATTAATGGAGTCTCAGTTACAGCTGTTGAAGGAACAGAACGAACGCGAGTCTGTTGATGACGAAATGAGAAGAAAGTACATAGTCTCTTTACTGAAATACAATATTGGCAAGGCTTTGGAAGAATTAGATTCGCTTCAAGCCGAAATGAGAATTTTACACTATAAATTGAAACATGAGGATAAAGACAACCCTGAAAATGCAAAATCTCAAAAAATCAAACCTAAACCGTTAATGCCtattattatcacaaaaaaTAAGTTACAAAAACAAGTATTTGGTGCTGGCTATCCGAGCTTGCCAACAATGACAGTTGAAGAATTCTGTCAAAAACGTATCAATGACGgaat ATGGCATTTACCTACTGCAGATAACACCAAGTGTTTACAACAACTGTCTGAAGCTCCAGAACCAGAACAAGAAGATAAAGAAGACAAAATCAATGAGGAAGAAGAAGAAAACGAAAGACAACGACTAAATGCTCGCGACGAGTACAAAGATGACCATCGCCGAGGATGGGGTAATAGGCATAATAGAAGTTAA
- the LOC132950419 gene encoding serine/threonine-protein kinase PLK1-like isoform X3 — protein sequence MKTKEVFAGKIVSKKYLLKHNQKDKMTQEIFIHKVLNNKNIVSFQSFFEDKDFVYIVLELCRKRSMMELHRRRKTLTEPETRYYMHQILQGTLYLHQQNIIHRDLKLGNLFLNDEMEVKIGDLGLAAKIEFVGQRKKTLCGTPNYIAPEILSKTGHSFEVDVWSIGCIMYTLLVGKPPFETNSLKETYARITRCDYNIPSHLNKNARTLIEKMLQFDPKKRPLVSEILKADFFTIGYMPKKLPPSCLTTAPRFDSINYRESISNRRPLIELNSPKPAVNKSASKPQDPGLKRPMFTVPSRPSVENGVSTIDCNEHLISLEKELESLLNQKPSKTKMNNMEETTDPVAQPLICVSKWVDYSDKYGFGYELSDDSVGVMFNDFTRIVLLANLKDVHYIEKNGFEQYYTIDQTPPTLEKKIKLLMYFRRYMDDHLNKAGEDLLAKDADQLSRTPYLYQWFRSTSSVIMQLTNGTLQINFTDHTKVILCPLMKAVTFVEENIFRTYRFNTIVEHGCSPEFEKCLRYAHKKIGFILRNNK from the exons ATGAAAACCAAGGAGGTATTTGCAGGAAAAATTGTGTCGaaaaaatatcttttgaaaCATAATCAAAAAGATAAAATGACTCAAGAAATATTTATTCACAAGGTATTGaataacaaaaacattgttTCTTTTCAAAGTTTTTTTGAGGATAAGGATTTTGTCTATATTGTTTTGGAGCTTTGTCGAAAAAGATCTATGATGGAGCTTCACAG GAGAAGGAAAACACTTACTGAACCTGAAACTCGTTACTATATGCATCAAATTCTCCaaggtacattatatttacaTCAACAAAACATTATTCATCGGGATCTGAAGTTAGGAAATTTATTCTTAAATGATGAAATGGAAGTTAAAATAGGGGATTTGGGTTTAGCtgcaaaaattgaatttgttggACAGCgtaaaaa aacATTATGTGGTACTCCAAACTATATTGCTCCAGAGATTCTCAGTAAAACAGGTCATAGTTTTGAAGTGGATGTATGGTCTATTGgttgtattat gtaTACACTGTTAGTTGGAAAACCACCATTTGAAACAAACTCTTTGAAAGAAACATATGCACGAATTACAcgatgtgattataatataccttctcATTTAAATAAGAATGCTAGAACACTTATtgaaaaaatgcttcaatttgaCCCTAAAAAACGTCCTCTAGTTTCTGAAATATTGAAAGCTGACTTCTTTACTATTGGTTATATGCCTAAAAAGTTGCCGCCATCTTGCCTAACTACGGCACCTCGTTTTGATTCTATCAATTATAGAGAATCAATTTCTAATCGTAGACCACtaattg aACTCAACAGTCCGAAACCTGCTGTTAATAAATCTGCTTCAAAACCTCAAGACCCAGGTTTAAAACGTCCAATGTTTACTGTGCCAAGCAGACCTTCCGTTGAAAATGGTGTATCTACAATTGATTGTAATGAACATTTGATTTCTCTTGAAAAAGAATTGGAaagtttattaaatcaaaaaccatCTAAGACTAAAATGAACAATATGG AAGAAACCACTGATCCAGTTGCTCAACCTCTCATTTGTGTCAGTAAATGGGTTGACTATTCTGATAAATATGGATTTGGTTATGAATTATCCGATGATAGTGTAGGGGTCATGTTTAATGATTTTACCCGAATTGTACTATTGGCTAATTTAAA GGATGTCCactatatagaaaaaaatggcTTTGAACAATACTATACTATTGACCAAACACCACCGACATTGGAAAAGAAAATTAAGTTGTTGATGTACTTCAGGCGATACATGGATGATCATCTTAATAAAGCTGGAGAGGATTTATTAGCTAAAGATGCAGATCAATTGAGTCGTACTCCATATCTGTACCAGTGGTTTAGATCTACTTCGTCAGTTATTATGCAACTCACAAATGGGACTCTACAA atTAACTTCACAGATCATACAAAAGTCATATTGTGTCCACTAATGAAAGCTGTGACGtttgttgaagaaaatatttttcgtacATACCGTTTCAATACAATTGTGGAACATGGCTGTAGTCCTGAATTTGAAAAATGCTTACGTTATGCTCACAAGAAAATTGGCTTTATATTgagaaataacaaataa
- the LOC132951093 gene encoding ATP-binding cassette sub-family G member 1-like, with translation MEGIDVEFTDVTLTVNVWDPLVTKTLRPEKKTVLNNVSGLFRRNEVGAILGCSGSGKSTLMNILSGYMSSGYQGSVTLNGAQRDLLSFRNVSSYIMQEDSLQLYLTVQESMEIAMKLKHSISKLDVQKRISIDSLLHNLLLHDKRDSLVYNLSGGECRRLTIALELVRSPKVMFFDEPTTGLDIVSANNVVKIMRKLADSGKTIICTIHQASASHLTNFDTVYVLTPLGQCMYNGKSSQIIDYFSDLGFQCPEYHNPADYVIELSLGEYGIPIDTMIELAKETNKNDRHIIDQSANSVPVIFSREYSSKCFPELCILMHRTLLTTFRDHFLVKVRLFVHFLLGSMFGIVYIGLGKSAMHVRDNAVLLFFCVMFMTYVAAFTMSIKFPLELSVMRKEYFNRWYSLSSYYISVTLVDLPVQIFCTFLFCSLIYFLSGQPLILFRISMFLLIFIVTGLMSQAIGMLVSTLCKGFVINTVIVALILMFWTTYAGGMIRISDTPKIYRWLYDVSFMKHSVQGVLHSVYGYDRSVLPCPVMFCPFGSPKVMLKTIDMGENLYWINVSFITSIYVVLKVCAFIALKYKLSST, from the exons ATGGAAGGTATTGACGTGGAGTTTACAGACGTGACCCTAACGGTCAACGTGTGGGACCCTCTGGTGACGAAGACGTTAAGGCCAG AAAAGAAAACGGTTTTGAACAATGTCAGTGGTTTGTTTCGTAGAAATGAAGTAGGGGCTATACTAGGATGTTCTGGATCTGGAAAGTCAACTCTCATGAATATTTTATCTGGTTACAT GTCGAGTGGTTACCAAGGATCTGTAACTTTAAATGGAGCACAGCGAGATTTGCTATCATTTAGGAATGTTTCAAGCTACATCATGCAAGAGGATAGTTTACAATTGTATTTAACTGTTCAAGAATCAATGGAGATTGCCATGAAGCTTAAACATTCAATCTCTAAATTGGATGTTCAAAAAAGAATCTCA ATAGACAGTTTACttcataatttacttttacaTGATAAACGAGACTCattggtttataatttatccGGTGGTGAGTGTAGAAGACTGACCATTGCTTTAGAATTAGTTCGCAGCCCAAAAGTGATGTTTTTTGATGAACCAACAac AGGTCTGGATATAGTGTCTGCAAATAATGTTGTTAAGATTATGAGAAAATTGGCCGACTCTGGGAAAACGATAATATGCACTATACATCAAGCGTCGGCTTCCCATTTGACAAATTTTGATACAGTTTATGTTCTTACACCTTTAGGACAATGCATGTATAATGGAAAATCATCacaaataattgattatttctCAGATCTTGGATTTCAATGTCCTGAGTATCACAATCCTGCTGATTATG TAATTGAACTGAGTTTGGGTGAATATGGAATACCCATTGATACAATGATTGAGCTAGCTAAAGAAACAAACAAGAATGATCGACACATAATTG acCAAAGTGCTAACTCTGTACCTGTAATTTTTAGTCGAGAATATTCTTCAAAATGTTTTCCTGAGCTTTGTATACTTATGCACAGAACTTTGCTAACTACTTTTAGAGATCAT tttctAGTTAAAGTAAGACTTTTTGTCCACTTCTTGCTGGGGAGCATGTTTGGAATTGTTTACATAGGACTTGGAAAGAGCGCTATGCACGTTCGTGACAATGCAGTATTACTATTTTTCTGTGTAATGTTTATGACTTATGTAGCAGCCTTTACCATGTCTATAAAAT ttCCGTTAGAATTGTCAGTGATGCGGAAAGAATATTTTAACAGATGGTATTCATTAAGTTCTTATTACATTTCTGTCACACTTGTGGATCTACCAGTACaa attttttgtACCTTTTTGTTTTGTTCGCTAATATACTTTTTATCTGGTCAACCTTTAATACTCTTTAGGATTTCAATGTTTCTGTTGATATTTATTGTGACAGGACTTATGTCACAAGCAATTGGAATGCTTGTCAGTACTCTTTGTAAAGGTTTTGTT ATTAATACCGTTATAGTtgcattaatattaatgttttggaCCACTTATGCAGGTGGCATGATAAGAATATCCGATACCCCTAAAATATATCGATGGTTATATGATGTATCATTTATGAAACATTCTGTGCAAGGTGTACTTCATTCAGTTTATGGTTATGATCGATCTGTATTGCCTTGTCCAGtt atgTTTTGTCCATTTGGTTCACCAAAAGTAATGCTTAAAACAATTGATATGGGTGAGAATTTGTACTGGATAAATGTCAGCTTTATCACTAGTATTTATGTTGTATTGAAAGTATGTGCTTTTATCGCCCTAAAGTATAAGTTGTCTTCTACTTGA
- the LOC132950419 gene encoding serine/threonine-protein kinase polo-like isoform X2, whose product MSKSKEDDVKIPDVIIDTKNHKKYKKCSFLGKGGFAKCYEIIDMKTKEVFAGKIVSKKYLLKHNQKDKMTQEIFIHKVLNNKNIVSFQSFFEDKDFVYIVLELCRKRSMMELHRRRKTLTEPETRYYMHQILQGTLYLHQQNIIHRDLKLGNLFLNDEMEVKIGDLGLAAKIEFVGQRKKTLCGTPNYIAPEILSKTGHSFEVDVWSIGCIMYTLLVGKPPFETNSLKETYARITRCDYNIPSHLNKNARTLIEKMLQFDPKKRPLVSEILKADFFTIGYMPKKLPPSCLTTAPRFDSINYRESISNRRPLIELNSPKPAVNKSASKPQDPGLKRPMFTVPSRPSVENGVSTIDCNEHLISLEKELESLLNQKPSKTKMNNMETTDPVAQPLICVSKWVDYSDKYGFGYELSDDSVGVMFNDFTRIVLLANLKDVHYIEKNGFEQYYTIDQTPPTLEKKIKLLMYFRRYMDDHLNKAGEDLLAKDADQLSRTPYLYQWFRSTSSVIMQLTNGTLQINFTDHTKVILCPLMKAVTFVEENIFRTYRFNTIVEHGCSPEFEKCLRYAHKKIGFILRNNK is encoded by the exons ATGTCCAAATCTAAGGAGGACGACGTCAAAATCCCGGATGTGATTATTGACACTAAGAACCACAAGAAGTATAAGAAATGCAGCTTTCTAGGAAAG GGTGGTTTTGCAAAATGCTATGAAATTATTGATATGAAAACCAAGGAGGTATTTGCAGGAAAAATTGTGTCGaaaaaatatcttttgaaaCATAATCAAAAAGATAAAATGACTCAAGAAATATTTATTCACAAGGTATTGaataacaaaaacattgttTCTTTTCAAAGTTTTTTTGAGGATAAGGATTTTGTCTATATTGTTTTGGAGCTTTGTCGAAAAAGATCTATGATGGAGCTTCACAG GAGAAGGAAAACACTTACTGAACCTGAAACTCGTTACTATATGCATCAAATTCTCCaaggtacattatatttacaTCAACAAAACATTATTCATCGGGATCTGAAGTTAGGAAATTTATTCTTAAATGATGAAATGGAAGTTAAAATAGGGGATTTGGGTTTAGCtgcaaaaattgaatttgttggACAGCgtaaaaa aacATTATGTGGTACTCCAAACTATATTGCTCCAGAGATTCTCAGTAAAACAGGTCATAGTTTTGAAGTGGATGTATGGTCTATTGgttgtattat gtaTACACTGTTAGTTGGAAAACCACCATTTGAAACAAACTCTTTGAAAGAAACATATGCACGAATTACAcgatgtgattataatataccttctcATTTAAATAAGAATGCTAGAACACTTATtgaaaaaatgcttcaatttgaCCCTAAAAAACGTCCTCTAGTTTCTGAAATATTGAAAGCTGACTTCTTTACTATTGGTTATATGCCTAAAAAGTTGCCGCCATCTTGCCTAACTACGGCACCTCGTTTTGATTCTATCAATTATAGAGAATCAATTTCTAATCGTAGACCACtaattg aACTCAACAGTCCGAAACCTGCTGTTAATAAATCTGCTTCAAAACCTCAAGACCCAGGTTTAAAACGTCCAATGTTTACTGTGCCAAGCAGACCTTCCGTTGAAAATGGTGTATCTACAATTGATTGTAATGAACATTTGATTTCTCTTGAAAAAGAATTGGAaagtttattaaatcaaaaaccatCTAAGACTAAAATGAACAATATGG AAACCACTGATCCAGTTGCTCAACCTCTCATTTGTGTCAGTAAATGGGTTGACTATTCTGATAAATATGGATTTGGTTATGAATTATCCGATGATAGTGTAGGGGTCATGTTTAATGATTTTACCCGAATTGTACTATTGGCTAATTTAAA GGATGTCCactatatagaaaaaaatggcTTTGAACAATACTATACTATTGACCAAACACCACCGACATTGGAAAAGAAAATTAAGTTGTTGATGTACTTCAGGCGATACATGGATGATCATCTTAATAAAGCTGGAGAGGATTTATTAGCTAAAGATGCAGATCAATTGAGTCGTACTCCATATCTGTACCAGTGGTTTAGATCTACTTCGTCAGTTATTATGCAACTCACAAATGGGACTCTACAA atTAACTTCACAGATCATACAAAAGTCATATTGTGTCCACTAATGAAAGCTGTGACGtttgttgaagaaaatatttttcgtacATACCGTTTCAATACAATTGTGGAACATGGCTGTAGTCCTGAATTTGAAAAATGCTTACGTTATGCTCACAAGAAAATTGGCTTTATATTgagaaataacaaataa